Below is a genomic region from Deltaproteobacteria bacterium.
CCGACTTTTATAGTGGCGGTCATTATCACCATAGGCCGGGCATGTCAAGGTCAATCGTCTCAACGAAAAACAACTTGAAATTTCGGCGGAATTAAATTAAACTGACGGGAATGTTTATTACGACTTCATATAGCATAGGTACAAAGCTGGGTTGGCGAAGCTTATTTCTCGTGAGATTGCAGATGGCAGGAGAAAAAATCAGAGTATTAATTTTGTTGATATTTATCGGTCTTGCTCTTCCCCAGGTTTCATCGGCGGATATTTACAAATACGTTGATGAGGAGGGGGTGCTCCATCTTACCAACGTTCCAACGGAAATTAACGCCAAGTATGTATTGGTGCTGCGAGAGAAGCCTGTCCACTTCATGGTAGGCACTGATATAACCAAATACGATCATCTTATCAACCGGGCGGCAGATAAATACAAGGTAGATCCATCGCTGATCAAGGCCGTCATCAAGGCCGAATCCAACTTCAATCATCAGGCCGTTTCCCCCGTCGGCGCGCGCGGCCTGATGCAACTCATGCCCACCACAGCCACTTACCTGCAGGTCGCAGATTCTTTTCATCCGGAGAACAACATTGAAGGGGGCGTGCGTTACCTCCGTTATCTTTTAAACCTTTACCACGGAAACCTGCCCCTTGCTTTATCCGCCTACAATGCGGGAGAAGGCGCTGTAAGCCGTTATAACAACCAGATGCCACCCTATCGGGAAACCCAGGATTACGTCAAGCGGGTCATGAGCTATTACAATCGGTATCTTGCCGACAGGAAATAACGATACTGTCCCTCAAGGCAAAGCAAAGAAATATTTCTTTAATTTATCGAATTTTTTCTCTTTAATACCGCTAAGTTCCTGCAATTCTTCCAGGCTTTGAAAACTTCCCTTTGCCTCCCGGAGGGCGATGATTTGCATCGCAGTTTTCTCGCCAATGCCGGGGACAAGGACCAGGTCTTCAAAGCCGGCCTTATTAATATCCACGGGCAAGTCCAGCGCCAGGGACTGCGCCGCACTCATTTTACCTATGTGGGGACACCTTTCCAAAAAAGGTGTCCCCAAGGCAGGCGCAATACTGGTCAGATAAACTTCATCACCAGTCTGCAGCCTGCGAGAGCCCATGCCTCCTTCGAACTCCGGTGGAATTGTCGTCCGTATCGCCGTCATAAGGTCGGAGATCGTTGCCCCCGGCGCCATGAAGTACACGCCTCGCTCTTGTCCATTCAAGTTCAAGGCAATCGTCAGCATTCCCTTTTCTCTCTTGCTGAACGGCTCGGCCTGGGTAGCCGAAGATCCCCCCACGGGCATCAGAATATTGATGACATAGAGCAATACCGCCAGGGCAACCATGACGGCCAGACCATCCGCCTGTTGGCTCGTAAGTTCCAGTTGCTCTTTGTATTTCAGATCACCCATAGGGATAGATCGGCCAAAAAAATCAAGTTTTTTTGTCCAGGCCAAAGGCGTTGTGGAGAACAGTAACGGCCAGCTCTGTGTATTTGGCCCTGACCACGCAAGATATCTTGATCTCGGACGTGCTGATCATCAAAATATTTATGCCCTCCGCAGCCAGAACGGAAAACATCCGGGCCGCAACGCCGGAGTGACTGATCATGCCCACACCGATAATTGACACTTTAGCCACGTCCTCATCTACCTCCAACCGGTCCGCACCGATTTCCTTAACCACCGCCTCTACTATACGGCGGGCTTCCTGGATATCTTTCCGGGAAACCGTAAAGGTCAAATCGGTACACCCATCAACGCTCGCATTCTGGATGATCATGTCCACGACGATGTTGTGCTCGGAAAGCGGCATAAACAAATGCGCCGCCACACCAGGTCGGTCGGGAACGCGGACTACGGTAATCTTCGCCTGGTCGCGATCGTAGGTTACTCCGGATACTACTTCCTTTTCCATCTCCCTATCCTCCTTGGTCACCAAAGTTCCACCCTCGTCAGTAAAAGAGGATTTTACATAAACGGGCACCGAATATTTTTTCGCCAACTCCACCGAACGGGGCTGGAGCACCTTGGCCCCCGCCCTGGCCATCTCCAGCATTTCATCGTAAGAGATTTTATCTAAGCGGCGGGCGTTGCTGCAGATATTGGGATCGGTGGTATAGACGCCATCAACATCAGTATAAATATCGCATACATCCGCCCCCAGCGCCGCTGCCAGTGCCACGGCACTCGTGTCGGAGCCGCCCCGCCCCAAGGTGGTAATATTATTTTCATCATCCACACCCTGAAATCCCGCAACTACAACGATAACACCCTTTTTAAGCTCACTTTCGATTAATTCCTTATCCACACTCACGATCCGGGCCTTCGTGTAGGCCTGATCAGTGCGAATCTTGACCTGAAAACCCAGCAGGGACCGGGCCTGATAGCCCATCTTACGCAACACTATTGCCAGCAGGGTTACTGTAACCTGCTCCCCGGTGGAAATAAGCGAATCGTATTCCATTTTATCCGGATTGCCCGCCCCCGCCTTCTGGGCAAGCTGGATAAGGCGATCCGTTTCGCCCGCCATGGCCGAAAGAACGACCACAAGTTCATGACCGGCTTTTTTCGCGCGTATTACCTTCTCCGCCACCTTCTCAATCTTTTCCAGATTGGCCACCGAGGTGCCGCCATATTTTTGCACAACTATTGACATCCGCTATCAACCTCCTTCTTTTAGTTTTTCTGCCTTATATCAGTTTAACTCCGCTCTATCAAAAGCCGATTTATTTCCTTCCGGTTACGGGAAATGACAATTCTGCGCCTGTTTTCATCAATATAGGTGAGGAAAATGAAAAATGCGCCGGCCGGCAAAACCTCCTTGATCTTTTCAGCCCATTCCATTACGACAACGCTACGATCGTTAAAACAGTCTTCATATCCTATCTCGTCAAGATCCCGCACGCCTGACAGACGGTACAGGTCAAGATGATAAAGAGTGAGTCGGCCCGGATATTCATTGATGATCGTAAAGGTGGGGCTGGTAACCCGGTACTCCTCCGGGACCCCCAAACCCCTGGCGATTCCCTGGGTCAGGCAGGTTTTTCCCGCCCCCAATTCTCCGCAAAGGGCCAGCACGTCACCAGGTTGCAGGTTTTCACCCAAAAACTTTCCGAAATCATAGGTCTGCTGCGGGTCATCAGAAATCCAGGTAGAATCATCCATGGAAAATGCGCAACAAGTTTGCGTCGCTTCAAGCATGGGGAGGCCCAGCCTTTTCCAGAATCACCACGGCGGTTGCGGCATGCCGCGTATGAGACAGGCTTAAGTGCGTCGCCGACACCCTGAGGCGACGCAACATGCCTTTCGCCCTGCCCCGCAGTCTGACTTCCGGTTTTCCGCGTTGATCGCTCACGACTTCAATCTCCTGTAACGAAAGCCCCATGCCCAAGCCTATGCCCAGGGACTTAAGCAAGGACTCTTTGGCCGCAAACCGGGCCGCAAAATGCATCGCCGGCAGCGCCCGGTTATGGCAATAAGCGATTTCACCGGGAGTAAAAACCCGCTCCACAAAGCGATTGCCCCATCTGGCGATGATGCCCGCCATCCGCTGGACCTCCACAATATCTATTCCTGTGCCGTAAATCATAATAACCCCATGCCCGGAGTGGGCTCAAGGAAGTATGAAAATCCCCCCTTAACCCCCCTTTAGTAAAGGGGGGGATGGGAGGATTTTCATATAAATCAGTTACTCATGATCGCATCGGTCATGGCGGCGACTTTTTTCATGGCGGCCACGTCATGTACCCTGATGACGGCGCTGCCGTTTATAATGGCCACCGCCACTGCCGCCGCCGTCCCTTCCACGCGATCCCGGGCCTCGCCGCCCGTCACGGAGCCGATAAAAGATTTGCGCGACACACCTGTCAGGATGGGCCGTCCGAGAACCTGGAAGCGGGCCAGGTGCTTCAAAATCCGCATGTTATCTACCGCCGTTTTTCCGAATCCGATACCGGGATCGAGCATCGTCCTGTCTCTTTCCACACCACCGTCAAGGGCGTTTTGCAGTCTGGCGCGCAGAAAATTGCTGATGTCTTCGATAAGGGATGGATAATAAAGAGAACCTTTCTGCATGTCTTTCGGCATGCCCCGCATATGCATGAGGATCAGCCCGGCGCCGGTTGCCGCCGCAACTGTCAACATTTGCCGATCAAATCTCAACGCACTTACATCATTGATTATTTCCGCACCGTGGGCCACAGCTTCCTTGGCCACCAAAGCTTTCATCGTATCAACGGAGATGGGTACGTCCAGCCTGGCCGCGAGTTTCTCAATGACTGGTATTACCCTGCCCAGCTCTTCCTCCGGCGACACGGACTTCGAATCAGGACGCGTGGACTCGCCGCCGATATCCAGCATATCCGCACCGGCTTCGACTAAGCGCTCACCCTCCGCAACTGCTGCCGCAAGTGTGGAAAAGCAACCGCCGTCAGAAAAGGAATCCGGGGTAACATTCAGGATCCCCATGATCAAGGTGCGCTCCCCGCAGATTATTTCCCTCCGGCAGGTTTTGAAAATAATTTTGTCTGTTACGTTCAAGCTAATTGCTCACGACCGGGGCATCCGCCGTCGCTGCCACCGCTTCCGCCGGTAGATCCACCGGGGCAGGGGAGGGCGGCTTTAAGCCGATGAGGGCATCGAGTTCCGGCATGTTCAAGACTTCCTTTTCCAGCAGCTCAGCGGCGATGCGGTGCAATATCTCCATGTGTTCGGACAATATCTCGAGCGCTTTTTCGTAACTATCGGTGACGATGCCCGTAACTTCCTCGTCAATCTTCACCGCCGTATCTTCGCTGTAATCCTTGTGCGTCGCTATTTCCCGGCCCAGGAAGATTTGTTCTTCTTTTTTGCCGTAACTGAGCGGCCCCATTCGGTCGCTCATGCCCCATTCGCAGACCATTTTCCGGGCCAGGTTGGTGGCTCTTTCGATGTCATTGCCGGCGCCGGTGGTAAATTCATGCATGACTAATTTCTCCGCCGCCCGACCGCCCAGGAGGATAGTAATGTTACTCAGCAGAAATTGGCGGTTATAGGTGTGCTTTTCGTCAATGGGCAGTTGTTGTGTCAAACCAAGCGCCCGGCCGCGCGGAATGATGGTTACTTTGTGGATCGGATCCGTACCGGGCAGCAATCTGGCCACCAGGGCATGTCCCGATTCGTGATAGGCCGTATTACGCTTTTCTTCATCACTGATGACCATGCTCTTTCTTTCACTGCCCATCAGTACCTTGTCTTTGGCAAATTCGAAATCGCTCATGCTGACCAAATCCTTGCCTGTCCGGGCGGCGTAAAGAGCAGCCTCGTTAACGAGGTTTTCTATATCCGCGCCCGAAGATCCCGGCGTGCCACGGGCAATGACGGCAAGGTCCACATCAGGGGCCAAAGGCGTCTTCTGGGTATGGACGATGAATATTTTCTCCCGGCCCCTGACATCGGGCAGGGGAACGATCACCTGACGGTCAAAACGGCCCGGTCTCAACAGTGCCGGGTCCAGCACGTCCGGACGGTTGGTAGCGGAGACCAGGATTACGCCTTCGTTAGATTCAAAACCATCCATCTCCACCAGCAGCTGATTCAGGGTCTGCTCCCGTTCGTCATGTCCGCCGCCGAGGCCGGCGCCCCGGTGCCTGCCCACCGCATCAATTTCATCTATGAAGATGATGCAGGGCGCATTCTTTTTCGCCTGGGTGAAAAGGTCCCTGACGCGCGAGGCGCCGACACCTACGAACATCTCCACAAAGTCGGACCCGCTGATGCTGAAAAACGGGACATCTGCCTCGCCGGCGATGGCTCTCGCCAGAAGGGTCTTGCCGGTGCCAGGCGAACCAACGAGCAGCAAACCCTTCGGAATCCTGCCCCCCAGCCGGGTAAATTTTTTCGGATCTTTTAAAAAATCAATAACCTCCTGTAGTTCCGACTTTGCCTCGTCAATCCCGGCCACGTCGGCAAAGGTTATTTTTTTGGACTTGTCTGTTTGCAGTCTGGCCCTGCTTTTTCCGAAGGCCATGGCCTTGCCGCCGCCGGACTGCATCTGGCGCATGAAGAAAATCCAGACGCCGATTAGCAGGATCATGGGAAACCACGATACGAGCACGGTCATAAACCAGGGAGAATCATCCAGTGGCTTGGCAACGATGCGCACCCCTTTTTCTTTCAGCAGCGGTATTAGCTCCGGATCTTGCGGAGCAAAGGTTTTAAAACTCTTTCCCGTGCCCAGCTTACCCGTAATGTTTTCCCCCTGGATGATAACTTCCTGCACCTGTCCCTTATCAACATAGCTTATGAAATCACTGAATATTACATTTTCATGAACGGCCTTGGGCTGATTAAAAAGGTGGTACGCGAAGATAAAGATAAGACTTACGACCAGCCAAAGAGCAACATTTTTTTGCAGCGGATTCAATCTGACTCTCCTAACAAGTTAATCATGGGCAGTTAATCAAGGGCTGATGCCCCTGTTTCTTTCTCCTTACATTAAGCACGCCGTATTTTCAAATAATTTCTACTTTGAGCACCTGTCGTGTTTTTTCCGTAACGCCTACCCGGGAGCTTATCCGCAGGCCGGGAACCCATATTACCGATTGCTGATCAGCCAGCAGGGGCAACAGGTGCCTCCCCGCACGAGGCACCTTTTCATCAATGAAAAGTGCTTTTAGTTTTTTCTTGCCCGTCATACCCAGCGGTTGCAGCCAGTCCCCGGGAATTACATTCCTGATGACTAAAGGCGGGCTCATCGCTCCGTAATCCAGATAGGCTAAACGGGCTCCCGGCGTGGAAATAAGGGCTTGGCCGGGCTTGTCGGCAAATTGAAAGCTGATGGACAGGCCCGCCTCCTTCACCTCTACCCGCCCCGGTATATCTACGGGATAACAATAATTGAGATTTCCCGCTATCCGTCTGCCGGCGGGAAAGTCAGGCCGGTCTGCCAGGCGCGAAAAAATCATGGTATGGTATTCACGCCGCAGCAGGACGCCGCCCGGAAGATCCAGACTGGCGCTGCCGTGAGATCCACGCGCCAAAGCAAGGGCAGCCGAGACATGTTTATAGCCGATGCCCTGGCCTGACCGGGACGTCCTGGCCAATAAATTTTTTATTACCCGTTGCTGGAGGGCGGCGTGCAACTTGAGAAACTCCGTAAGCGGCAGTCTCCTGTCCCCATCCGGGCCGGAAATACTCCAGCGGCAGAGCCATTCTTCAACTTCCGTCGCCAGGTAGTCGTCATCGAGACGCATGATTTCGGCCGTACGGGACAGATTCTCCTCAACCCGCCGATTAAAGCCCTCTTTCAGGAGGGGGAGGAGGTGGTGCCTGATTCTGTTGCGGAGATAACAATCATGGGCATTGGAACTGTCGGTCGTGAATGAAAGCCCCATCTCTTCAAGAAAAGCAAAAATTTCTTTTTTCGTGACTTGCAGCAAGGGCCGAATGATCAGTCCTTCCCGCACCGGCAGCATTCCCCTTAAACCCTCAGCGCCACTGCCTCTGAGGAGATTCATAAGTACCGTCTCGGCCTGATCCTGGAGATGATGTCCCAGGGCAATTTTGGTGGCCTGGCAATCGTCCGCGACTTTTTTCAGGAAGGCGTACCGCTGCTCGCGGCATAGCTCCTCCAGTGATTTCCCCGGTTCCTTTAAGGCGGCAATGTCTATTTTCCCGCCTACGTATTCCACGCCCATACTCTGGCTCAACGAGCGGACAAAATCTTCCTCCCCGTCTGCCTCGGCGCCTCTCAGGCCATGATTCAGATGGGCGACAACGAGGGAGAGCTTATATTCGGCGGCGATCAAGGTAAGCGCCTTCAACAGGGCCACCGAGTCGGGGCCGCCGGAAACTGCCGCTATTAACCGCTCCCCCCGCTCCAGCATGGCGTGGTGCGCAATTGTCTTTCGTACTTTATTCAACATAAGCAAATCAACAAAACATGGTCTTAACATCCACCAGGTGCTCGCAGGTAAAATCCGGTTGCAGAGCCAGCAGGACTTCTCTGGGGGTAAAGCCGTTCAGCAGGCCGCATGATTTGATGCCGGCGTTCCTGGCCAATTGTAAATCGGCAATTCCGTCCCCGAAAATGATAGCCTGGTGTGGCTCAACGTGGAAGCGCGCCAGGACGGGCAGCAAGATCCGGGCATCGGGCTTCATGAAAGGAGTGGTTCCCATACCGATAATATCGTCAAACCGAACGGTAAGAGAAAATCCATCGGTAATCTTCCGGGTCATATTTTCACGTTTGTTCGTAATGATCATCTTCTTTTTGTGGCTGAAGAAATCCAGGACATCGGTCACGCCGGAATAAAGAGCTGCATTATCCAGGAGATGTGCTTCGTAATAGGCAA
It encodes:
- a CDS encoding lytic transglycosylase domain-containing protein, whose translation is MAGEKIRVLILLIFIGLALPQVSSADIYKYVDEEGVLHLTNVPTEINAKYVLVLREKPVHFMVGTDITKYDHLINRAADKYKVDPSLIKAVIKAESNFNHQAVSPVGARGLMQLMPTTATYLQVADSFHPENNIEGGVRYLRYLLNLYHGNLPLALSAYNAGEGAVSRYNNQMPPYRETQDYVKRVMSYYNRYLADRK
- a CDS encoding helix-hairpin-helix domain-containing protein yields the protein MGDLKYKEQLELTSQQADGLAVMVALAVLLYVINILMPVGGSSATQAEPFSKREKGMLTIALNLNGQERGVYFMAPGATISDLMTAIRTTIPPEFEGGMGSRRLQTGDEVYLTSIAPALGTPFLERCPHIGKMSAAQSLALDLPVDINKAGFEDLVLVPGIGEKTAMQIIALREAKGSFQSLEELQELSGIKEKKFDKLKKYFFALP
- a CDS encoding aspartate kinase; translation: MSIVVQKYGGTSVANLEKIEKVAEKVIRAKKAGHELVVVLSAMAGETDRLIQLAQKAGAGNPDKMEYDSLISTGEQVTVTLLAIVLRKMGYQARSLLGFQVKIRTDQAYTKARIVSVDKELIESELKKGVIVVVAGFQGVDDENNITTLGRGGSDTSAVALAAALGADVCDIYTDVDGVYTTDPNICSNARRLDKISYDEMLEMARAGAKVLQPRSVELAKKYSVPVYVKSSFTDEGGTLVTKEDREMEKEVVSGVTYDRDQAKITVVRVPDRPGVAAHLFMPLSEHNIVVDMIIQNASVDGCTDLTFTVSRKDIQEARRIVEAVVKEIGADRLEVDEDVAKVSIIGVGMISHSGVAARMFSVLAAEGINILMISTSEIKISCVVRAKYTELAVTVLHNAFGLDKKT
- the tsaE gene encoding tRNA (adenosine(37)-N6)-threonylcarbamoyltransferase complex ATPase subunit type 1 TsaE; translated protein: MLEATQTCCAFSMDDSTWISDDPQQTYDFGKFLGENLQPGDVLALCGELGAGKTCLTQGIARGLGVPEEYRVTSPTFTIINEYPGRLTLYHLDLYRLSGVRDLDEIGYEDCFNDRSVVVMEWAEKIKEVLPAGAFFIFLTYIDENRRRIVISRNRKEINRLLIERS
- the acpS gene encoding holo-ACP synthase codes for the protein MIYGTGIDIVEVQRMAGIIARWGNRFVERVFTPGEIAYCHNRALPAMHFAARFAAKESLLKSLGIGLGMGLSLQEIEVVSDQRGKPEVRLRGRAKGMLRRLRVSATHLSLSHTRHAATAVVILEKAGPPHA
- the folP gene encoding dihydropteroate synthase; this encodes MNVTDKIIFKTCRREIICGERTLIMGILNVTPDSFSDGGCFSTLAAAVAEGERLVEAGADMLDIGGESTRPDSKSVSPEEELGRVIPVIEKLAARLDVPISVDTMKALVAKEAVAHGAEIINDVSALRFDRQMLTVAAATGAGLILMHMRGMPKDMQKGSLYYPSLIEDISNFLRARLQNALDGGVERDRTMLDPGIGFGKTAVDNMRILKHLARFQVLGRPILTGVSRKSFIGSVTGGEARDRVEGTAAAVAVAIINGSAVIRVHDVAAMKKVAAMTDAIMSN
- the ftsH gene encoding ATP-dependent zinc metalloprotease FtsH; its protein translation is MNPLQKNVALWLVVSLIFIFAYHLFNQPKAVHENVIFSDFISYVDKGQVQEVIIQGENITGKLGTGKSFKTFAPQDPELIPLLKEKGVRIVAKPLDDSPWFMTVLVSWFPMILLIGVWIFFMRQMQSGGGKAMAFGKSRARLQTDKSKKITFADVAGIDEAKSELQEVIDFLKDPKKFTRLGGRIPKGLLLVGSPGTGKTLLARAIAGEADVPFFSISGSDFVEMFVGVGASRVRDLFTQAKKNAPCIIFIDEIDAVGRHRGAGLGGGHDEREQTLNQLLVEMDGFESNEGVILVSATNRPDVLDPALLRPGRFDRQVIVPLPDVRGREKIFIVHTQKTPLAPDVDLAVIARGTPGSSGADIENLVNEAALYAARTGKDLVSMSDFEFAKDKVLMGSERKSMVISDEEKRNTAYHESGHALVARLLPGTDPIHKVTIIPRGRALGLTQQLPIDEKHTYNRQFLLSNITILLGGRAAEKLVMHEFTTGAGNDIERATNLARKMVCEWGMSDRMGPLSYGKKEEQIFLGREIATHKDYSEDTAVKIDEEVTGIVTDSYEKALEILSEHMEILHRIAAELLEKEVLNMPELDALIGLKPPSPAPVDLPAEAVAATADAPVVSN
- the tilS gene encoding tRNA lysidine(34) synthetase TilS, translating into MLNKVRKTIAHHAMLERGERLIAAVSGGPDSVALLKALTLIAAEYKLSLVVAHLNHGLRGAEADGEEDFVRSLSQSMGVEYVGGKIDIAALKEPGKSLEELCREQRYAFLKKVADDCQATKIALGHHLQDQAETVLMNLLRGSGAEGLRGMLPVREGLIIRPLLQVTKKEIFAFLEEMGLSFTTDSSNAHDCYLRNRIRHHLLPLLKEGFNRRVEENLSRTAEIMRLDDDYLATEVEEWLCRWSISGPDGDRRLPLTEFLKLHAALQQRVIKNLLARTSRSGQGIGYKHVSAALALARGSHGSASLDLPGGVLLRREYHTMIFSRLADRPDFPAGRRIAGNLNYCYPVDIPGRVEVKEAGLSISFQFADKPGQALISTPGARLAYLDYGAMSPPLVIRNVIPGDWLQPLGMTGKKKLKALFIDEKVPRAGRHLLPLLADQQSVIWVPGLRISSRVGVTEKTRQVLKVEII
- a CDS encoding HAD-IA family hydrolase, which produces MQMFDLMIFDLDGTLVDTSADIIAAVNFTRQALDLPIMDDKEVIRLVGDGTDKLVERLIGSKHQDRYAEALAIFIAYYEAHLLDNAALYSGVTDVLDFFSHKKKMIITNKRENMTRKITDGFSLTVRFDDIIGMGTTPFMKPDARILLPVLARFHVEPHQAIIFGDGIADLQLARNAGIKSCGLLNGFTPREVLLALQPDFTCEHLVDVKTMFC